GGCGGCGCCATGGCGTCCACGCGCCACATAACCCGTTGATTTGGTTAGGCCGATGAATGGCCGGCAACCGCTCGTCGGATCGATGTTGCATCGCAACAAACCCCGGATTATGCTGCACCGCACAATCCGGGCATCCCCCCGGCCCGGACCACAACGCATTCCAGGAGCCAGCCATGTACCAGCAGTTCAACGAGCAGTTCGCCGCCGCGACGCGTCAGTTCGCTGACACGGCCGCTCAGGTCAACCGTCTGACCCTCGACAACGCCGAGGCCGTGTTCGGCCTGCAGCTGGCCGCGATCGAAGACCGCGTCAACGCCACCTTCGCTTTCTTCGGCGAAGCCGCCGAAGCCCGCGACTTCGACGCCCTCAAGACCCTGTGGCCGAAGGGCGTGCAGGTGGCCCGCGAGAACGTCGAGCGCGCCGTCGCCACCGGTCAGGAAGTCTTCGGCCGCACCCT
This portion of the Lysobacter silvisoli genome encodes:
- a CDS encoding phasin family protein; translated protein: MYQQFNEQFAAATRQFADTAAQVNRLTLDNAEAVFGLQLAAIEDRVNATFAFFGEAAEARDFDALKTLWPKGVQVARENVERAVATGQEVFGRTLKANEAIGELAKSQIESTAKTAQANVEKAAKAATKVAK